GTACAGCGAGCCGAATGCGAGCTTCCTCGAGCGCATTCTCATCTTCCGACCGTCCCGTCTCCACCGCCCAGCCGGTGAACTCCCGCCAGCCGCAGCACCTCGTCGGCGCAGCCCCAGGATAGGGTGAAGCCGGAGCCGCCGTGGCCGTAGTCATGGATCAGGAGGCAGCCGCCGCGCATCTCCTCCGCCTCCACGCGGACGGAGCCGTGGCGCGCGGGCCGCAGCCCGACGGCGCGTTCGAGGATGCGCAGCCCGGCCGTCTCCGGCACGAGGGCGGCACAGCGGGCGCGGATGCCATCCACCGTCGCGTCGTCGGTCGTCTCGTCCCACACGTCGTCCTCCGCAGTGCCGCCGAGGATACAGTCGCCAGATCGGGAGAAGACGTATGTGACCTCGCCCGCGGGTGTGTCGTGGACGACGTGGTGCGGGGTGGACGGCTTCTCCACGCGCAGCACCTGGCCGCGCACCGGGTAGACCGCCTCGTCGCCGCAGAGCTGGCGCGCGCCCAGGCCGGTGCAATTCACGACGAGCCGTCCCTCCGCGCGTAGCTCCGCGAGGTCGTGGACGACGAGCCGCTCGATCGTCCCGCCCGCCGTCTTGAAGCGGCGGACGAGGTACGGGAGATAAATGGGCGTGTCGATCATGGGCACGCGCATGCGCAGGGCTTCGACGGCGCCTTCAGCCAGGCCCTCGCGGATGCGTTCGACGCCCACGGCGCCGTGCCAGCCCTCGTCGTGCGCGGGGGCGGCGAACAGCTCGGTGAGCACGATGTCGCTCACGCCCGCCGCGAGGTCAGCCGAGATGCGGCGAAGCTCGTGCAGCGTGTCGACGGCCCAGCGCTCCACGCGGTCCGGCGGCTCCGCGCGGTACGGGTACCACACCGCCGCCGCGCGGGGAGATGCGGGGCTGGGCGGCCACTCCCCCGCCCTCTTCGGCCGGATCGCGTCCGTCGCCATCTCCGCCGCGACGATGCGGACGGGCACGCCGCGCTCCCGCAGCCGGATCGCCACGCAGAGCCCGACCACGCCTCCGCCGACGACCACGGCATCGCGCCAGGGCTGCCGGGCATCTCCCGAACCGGCGGAAGCCGCCACATCTACAGAAGCCGTCGGACGCTCCGGATCGGCGACGTCTCGATTCAACGCAGTTCCGTGCGTCTGGTCGTCGGCGTGAGAATTTTCACGTTCACAGTGATCCGCATCCGCCGGAACTGCGGTCGGCACGGGACGCCGCACATCTACTGAATCGCCTTGCATCTCCACCGATTCAGGATCGGCAGATGGGGCTTCGATGCGATCCGTCACAGCAGCGCCACCGGGTCGCGGTCGATGGCGATGCGGAGGTCGGCCTTGGACTTGGGCAGGGCGAAGCGCTGGAAGAAGTATTTCGCGACGTCTCCAAGGACCTTCGCCGAGTCCGAGCGCAGCAGCAGGTGCCAGCGCCAGCGGTTGCGGATGCGGTCGATGGGGCACGGCGCCGGGCCGACGATGCTGACGGCGTCGATCTTCCGCGCCTCCAGCAGCCCGTGCAGCCAGTCCGCCACCTGCACGGCGGCTTCCTGCGTGGCCGTCTCCTCCAGCCCGCTCACGACCACGTTGACGAGACGCGCGTACGGCGGATAGGCGGGCTGCTTCCGCGCCTCCATCTCGCGCTCCGCGAAGCCCACGAAGTCGTGCTCGCCGGCGCAGGTGATGGCGTAGTGGTTGGGCAGCGCGGTCTGGATGAAGACCTCGCCGCCCTTGGGCCCGCGCCCGGCGCGTCCGGCGACCTGCGTGAGAAGCTGGAAGGTGCGCTCGGTCGCACGGAAGTCCGGCAGGTTGATGCCCACGTCGGCGTTGATGACGCCCACCAGCGTGACGTTGGGGAAGTCCAGCCCCTTGGCGATCATCTGCGTGCCCAGCAGGATCTCCACCTCGTTGCGCTCCACGCGGCCCAGGATGTCGTGGTGCGCCCACTTGGCCCCGGTGGTGTCCACGTCCATCCGCGCGATGCGGGCGGCCGGGAACGCGTCGCCCACCGCGCGCTCCACCTGCTCGGTCCCCACACCGCGGTAGCTGAGGTCGTCGGACCCGCACGACGAGCAGCGCTGCGGCGCGGCCTCTTCGTGCAGGCAGTAGTGGCAGGTGAGCTTGTTGCCGCGCCGGTGGTAGGTGAGCGACACGTTGCACTGCGGGCAGTGCCACACGTTGCCGCACTCGCGGCACTGCACGAACGTGGCGTAGCCGCGCCGGTTGAGCAGCAGGATCGTCTGCTCGCCGCGGCTCATGCGCTGCCGGACGGCGTCCACCAGCACGTCGGAGAGGATGGTGGGCGACTTCTCCTGGAGCGGGCCCGTGGTCGCACCCTGGCGCTTGCGCTCCACGCGCAGGTCGACCACGCGGATGGGCGGCATCGGCTGGCCGCCTACACGCTCCGGCAGCTCCACCAGGCGGTACTTGCCAGCCTGCGTGTTCGCCCAGCTCTCCAGCGACGGCGTGGCGGAGCCGAGCAGGCAGACGGCGCCCTCCAGGCGGGCGCGGACGACGGCGACCTCGCGGGCGTGGTAGCGCGGCGCCTCGGCCTGCTTGTACGTGCCCTCGTGCTCCTCGTCGACCACGATGGCGCCCAGGTTCTGGAGCGGGGCGAAGATGGCGGAGCGCGCGCCAACCACAATCTGCTTCTCGCCCGCGCGCAGCGACCGCCACTCGTCGTACCGCTCGCCGTCCGACAGCGCCGAGTGGAGGACGGCCACGCGGTCGCCGAACACCGACTTGAAGCGCCCCACCGTCTGCGGCGTGAGCGCGATCTCGGGGACGAGGACGATGGCCGTCTTGCCCTGCCGGTCCACGATCTCGCGCAGCAGCTCGATGTAGACGAGCGTCTTGCCGGAGCCGGTGACGCCGCGCAGCAGGAACGTGCCCGGCTCCTTCGTGCGCGACGCCTCCACCAGCTCGCGGATGACGCCGGCCTGGTGCGCGGTGGGGCGATGCACGTGCGCCGCCGGCAGGTTCACCCCGGCGTACGGGTCGCGCGGCACCTCCTCTTCGGCGAACGCG
This Longimicrobiaceae bacterium DNA region includes the following protein-coding sequences:
- a CDS encoding FAD-dependent oxidoreductase; the encoded protein is MNRDVADPERPTASVDVAASAGSGDARQPWRDAVVVGGGVVGLCVAIRLRERGVPVRIVAAEMATDAIRPKRAGEWPPSPASPRAAAVWYPYRAEPPDRVERWAVDTLHELRRISADLAAGVSDIVLTELFAAPAHDEGWHGAVGVERIREGLAEGAVEALRMRVPMIDTPIYLPYLVRRFKTAGGTIERLVVHDLAELRAEGRLVVNCTGLGARQLCGDEAVYPVRGQVLRVEKPSTPHHVVHDTPAGEVTYVFSRSGDCILGGTAEDDVWDETTDDATVDGIRARCAALVPETAGLRILERAVGLRPARHGSVRVEAEEMRGGCLLIHDYGHGGSGFTLSWGCADEVLRLAGVHRLGGGDGTVGR
- the priA gene encoding primosomal protein N', coding for MFVEVAIPLPIPRTFTYSVPEEMRASVQAGARVLVPFGARERIGWVDRVVASASSPRIKPINGVLDVAPSATPTILRLARWIADYYVAPLGQVLRTALPAGLADSSTDFVVATADASTDVSTLKPDEARVLGWLRAKEGPQPVARLRRELGDKVWWPAIRGLESAGALRVETEAPRVEPPLKTRRVLRIERELLSITARDEIFGRAKRQRECFEVVEEMGGSADVAHLLELGFSYAIMNGLAEKGVCAFAEEEVPRDPYAGVNLPAAHVHRPTAHQAGVIRELVEASRTKEPGTFLLRGVTGSGKTLVYIELLREIVDRQGKTAIVLVPEIALTPQTVGRFKSVFGDRVAVLHSALSDGERYDEWRSLRAGEKQIVVGARSAIFAPLQNLGAIVVDEEHEGTYKQAEAPRYHAREVAVVRARLEGAVCLLGSATPSLESWANTQAGKYRLVELPERVGGQPMPPIRVVDLRVERKRQGATTGPLQEKSPTILSDVLVDAVRQRMSRGEQTILLLNRRGYATFVQCRECGNVWHCPQCNVSLTYHRRGNKLTCHYCLHEEAAPQRCSSCGSDDLSYRGVGTEQVERAVGDAFPAARIARMDVDTTGAKWAHHDILGRVERNEVEILLGTQMIAKGLDFPNVTLVGVINADVGINLPDFRATERTFQLLTQVAGRAGRGPKGGEVFIQTALPNHYAITCAGEHDFVGFAEREMEARKQPAYPPYARLVNVVVSGLEETATQEAAVQVADWLHGLLEARKIDAVSIVGPAPCPIDRIRNRWRWHLLLRSDSAKVLGDVAKYFFQRFALPKSKADLRIAIDRDPVALL